The nucleotide window AGGTTTTAATGACACCGCTGCATGTTGCACTATCATATGCACCGTTCATAACGAGAGGATCTATTCCAGCCCCCTCTTTACAAAAAGGAGAAAACGAGGGAATGGTTTGGAAAGATAAGATCATGAGTGAAGCAACCGCTATGCTTGTTCACAACAGCTTAATCCGAGTGATTGACGACCCTGAGGGGATAGGCCGAGCTGCTAAAATAGATGGGGCACGGCTTGCGGGTAAAACAGGTACAGCTGAATTAAAGAAGGCAAAGAGAACGGAAGGACAAGAGAATGGCTGGTTTGTTGCGTATGATGAGAAAAAAGTTGTCGTTGTTATGATTGAAGACGTAAAAACGCGTGGTGGTAGTAACTATGTAGTTGCAAAAGTGAAACGCGTGTTCGATAATGAAAAATAAAAAAACACACGCAGCATGATGCTGCGTGTGTTTTTTTGTTCGAAAAGATTAGCAAATCTTTTCATAAGCAAAGTATAGACTGCAAGTAGAACGTTTAAGGCCCTTCTTTTATAATACGTACTTCGACTGTTCGTACGCCCCATTGACGCCCCTTATTTTTATCATGTATGAATACATCGATTTTATTTCCCTTAATTGCACTGCCCGTATCCAGTGCTTTTGCATATCCATAGCCCTCAACCCAAACGGTGCTTCCAAGTGGAATAACCCTTGGGTCTACCGCGATTACTTTTGCGGTGGGATTGTCTGTTAAACTGAATCCCGTTTTGGTTAAGACTTTTCCGTTGTAAGTACCGCCGTTTTCAGCAGGATCTGCTGAATAGGCAGTTGCTCTTACTTGAATTGTGCGAGCTGCTGCAACCTCGTCATTGCTTCGTGAAGGAACTGCAGCACCAGCTTCGGTCATCTTTTGTTCAGTTTCCTGCAATTTTTGTTGCATTTGCTGCAACTGTGCATCCTTCTGCTGCACTGTCCCTTGCATTTGTTGCGTTTGTTGCTCCAATTCTTTCACTTTCATTTGGAGTGCTTCGTTCTTTGTTTGCATGTCTGTTTGCACTTCTTGGTGCTGCTGCTTTGCTTTCTGATATTGATTATGAACGCTTACTGTTGTTCCTCCGAACCCCGCTGCCACTAGAAGCGGCGGAATCATCTGAATCGACATAAATCGTTTTACAATACGCAATTAGCATCACCTTTTATTTAAATTTACGGGCTTTAACGTATTCTAATGATATGCGTTGTAACATAAAGGAACAAGTGAAGTCACCAAACTGTTATGTTGTTGTTAGTAAAGATACATAACTGTAATACAACAAAAGATTCTGAGTGTGAAGAAAGATGTAAATTGTCGGAAAATAGTGTCGCAAAAACAATTTGTCATATATGTGTAATAAAAATTAAAAGAAGATTGTTGACAGGTTGATTCAACTTTTATATACTTACTTATGTAATGTAAGTAAGTAATTTTTTTATAAACTATCTTTAATTAAAAATAATTTAAATCAAGCCATAAAGGAGAGAAAGAATCATGAAAAAAGTATTGTACATTACAGCTAATCCAAATACAGCAGAGGTATCATTCAGCAAAGCAGTAGGAGATGCGTTTATTGAAGCGTATCAAGCAAAAAATCCACAAGATGAAGTGATTGCAGTAGATTTGTTCCAGACAAATGTACCAATGATTGATGGTGAAGTAATGGACGCTTGGGGTAAATTAGCTGCAGGTGTAGCATTTACAGATTTAACAGAATCACAACAACAAAAAATTGCGGCAATGAATGCGAACCTAGAACAATTTATGTCTGCAGATCGTTATGTTTTTGCAACACCAATGTGGAACTTTAGCTATCCGCCAGTTGTAAAAGCTTATATTGATAACTTGGCTGTTGCAGGTAAAACATTCAAATACACAGAAAATGGCCCAGTGGGTCTATTAGAAGGTAAAAAAGCGTTGCACATTCAAGCAACAGGCGGTATTTACTCTGAAGGACCAGCAGCAAGCATGGACTTTGGACGTAACCACTTACAAGCTGCACTTGCATTCTTTGGGGTAACAGATACAGCATATCTACCTGTAGAAGGAATGGGAGCAGCACCAGATAAAGCTGTGGAAATTAAAGAAGCTGCAATTGCAGCAGCAAAAGAAGCTGCAACGAAATTTTAATGAAAGGCGATGTTACAGCTTAAAGTTGATAATGGGAACTTGTCGATCGGAGTGAATCTCTGATTGTAGGTAAGAAGAGAGACCCTGCAGTTGAAATCAACAAATAACTTTCACAGAGCTAATGAAAAAAGAGGAGGTGCCTATGATCATAGGCACCTCCTCTTTGCTATAGAGATGCTGTACAGGTTAAGCGTGCAAAGCATACTTAAACAACTTGTTT belongs to Ectobacillus sp. JY-23 and includes:
- a CDS encoding 3D domain-containing protein; amino-acid sequence: MRIVKRFMSIQMIPPLLVAAGFGGTTVSVHNQYQKAKQQHQEVQTDMQTKNEALQMKVKELEQQTQQMQGTVQQKDAQLQQMQQKLQETEQKMTEAGAAVPSRSNDEVAAARTIQVRATAYSADPAENGGTYNGKVLTKTGFSLTDNPTAKVIAVDPRVIPLGSTVWVEGYGYAKALDTGSAIKGNKIDVFIHDKNKGRQWGVRTVEVRIIKEGP
- a CDS encoding FMN-dependent NADH-azoreductase — protein: MKKVLYITANPNTAEVSFSKAVGDAFIEAYQAKNPQDEVIAVDLFQTNVPMIDGEVMDAWGKLAAGVAFTDLTESQQQKIAAMNANLEQFMSADRYVFATPMWNFSYPPVVKAYIDNLAVAGKTFKYTENGPVGLLEGKKALHIQATGGIYSEGPAASMDFGRNHLQAALAFFGVTDTAYLPVEGMGAAPDKAVEIKEAAIAAAKEAATKF